One segment of Pseudomonas asgharzadehiana DNA contains the following:
- the gspK gene encoding type II secretion system minor pseudopilin GspK, with the protein MKRYSPAAAKQRGMAIISALLIAAVVAVLAGAMLTRQSVFTRSLEAEQSRIQGQWLLQGSLERTRHMLWEARQKDVLTRLDQPWARAQGGAFTGRVEDEQGKFNLRNLVNRRQVDAEQLQSFERLCRLIGVDPAVSRRVSQRVIASYDQLDQPAGYPMLRSLHDLSGIDGLDPALLQRMQAYISVLPDITWVNGNTARAEVLSAVVPSLNLSQAQALVAERDAGHWFINRGDFVNRLHLPQVAVDAVQVGITSEWFRLQGQARQDQRRVTLDALLHRPENQRPQVIWARVGV; encoded by the coding sequence ATGAAACGGTATTCGCCCGCAGCGGCGAAGCAGCGCGGCATGGCGATTATCAGCGCGTTGCTGATCGCGGCGGTGGTGGCGGTGCTTGCCGGCGCCATGTTGACGCGCCAGAGCGTGTTCACCCGCAGCCTGGAAGCCGAGCAATCGCGCATCCAGGGTCAATGGTTGTTGCAAGGCAGCCTCGAGCGCACTCGACACATGCTGTGGGAAGCACGCCAGAAGGACGTGCTGACCCGTCTCGACCAGCCCTGGGCCCGCGCCCAGGGCGGTGCGTTCACCGGCCGGGTGGAAGACGAACAGGGCAAGTTCAACCTGCGTAACCTGGTCAACCGGCGACAGGTGGATGCCGAGCAGTTGCAAAGCTTCGAGCGCCTGTGTCGGCTGATCGGGGTCGACCCGGCGGTAAGCCGGCGCGTCAGCCAGCGGGTGATCGCATCGTATGACCAGCTCGATCAGCCCGCCGGCTACCCGATGCTGCGCAGCCTGCATGACCTGAGCGGTATCGACGGCCTCGACCCGGCGCTGTTGCAGCGCATGCAGGCGTATATCAGCGTGCTGCCCGATATCACCTGGGTCAACGGCAACACCGCCCGCGCCGAAGTGCTCAGCGCCGTGGTGCCGTCGTTGAATCTGTCCCAGGCCCAGGCGTTGGTGGCCGAGCGGGATGCCGGGCATTGGTTTATCAACCGGGGGGACTTCGTCAACCGCCTGCACTTGCCCCAAGTGGCGGTGGATGCGGTACAGGTGGGCATCACCAGCGAGTGGTTTCGCCTGCAAGGCCAGGCGCGCCAGGACCAACGCAGGGTGACCCTCGACGCGTTGCTGCATCGCCCGGAAAACCAGCGGCCCCAGGTGATCTGGGCGCGGGTGGGCGTATGA
- the gspL gene encoding type II secretion system protein GspL, producing the protein MKRLRIGLPPLADLTVDSRVTFAWLERDRVVCEGHESLARLGKNHPAVDCFLHPRDSLLTSLELPPLAAAKTAAAVACAAQALILGPLEAMHVAHGPRESDGRVQVGWVPKAGLAQLSQVLAQAQLRLRGLYPAPYALPAGAATLDEGYLLTRDSLQQAAVHPLGVQVLDVPLVDASQRWAGAVPAWGLHARLRQPSSGGWGRALGCVALATAIWSLGLNLYAARQVEEGQRLKALMSRQVRQAFPELPVVLNPLQQARQQLAARQAGAAADPGQRFPGLLQLAGSHLPFMVGSVDTLTFEQGRLHLQMLADSRSPAAEGEWQAALGQAGFAATRDDHGWSIAPTPAAEQAEVGDE; encoded by the coding sequence ATGAAACGCTTGCGCATTGGCTTGCCGCCGTTGGCTGATTTGACCGTGGACAGCCGCGTGACATTTGCCTGGCTGGAGCGCGACAGGGTGGTGTGCGAAGGTCATGAAAGCCTGGCGCGGCTGGGCAAAAACCACCCGGCAGTGGACTGCTTTCTGCATCCCCGCGACAGCCTGCTGACAAGCCTGGAGCTGCCACCATTGGCCGCCGCCAAAACCGCCGCCGCCGTGGCCTGCGCGGCGCAGGCGTTGATCCTGGGGCCGCTTGAGGCGATGCACGTGGCCCATGGCCCGCGCGAAAGCGATGGGCGCGTGCAGGTGGGTTGGGTGCCCAAGGCCGGGCTGGCGCAACTGAGCCAGGTATTGGCGCAGGCGCAGCTCAGGTTGCGTGGCCTGTACCCGGCGCCCTATGCCTTGCCGGCAGGAGCTGCGACGCTGGACGAAGGGTATTTGTTGACGCGCGACAGCCTGCAACAAGCGGCGGTGCATCCATTGGGTGTGCAGGTGCTGGATGTGCCGCTGGTGGACGCGTCGCAGCGTTGGGCCGGTGCCGTTCCCGCGTGGGGCTTGCACGCTCGTCTTCGCCAACCGTCCAGCGGCGGCTGGGGCAGGGCGCTGGGGTGCGTCGCGCTGGCCACGGCCATCTGGAGCCTGGGCCTCAACCTCTATGCGGCCCGCCAAGTCGAAGAGGGCCAGCGGCTCAAGGCCTTGATGAGCCGCCAAGTGCGCCAGGCGTTTCCCGAATTGCCGGTGGTGCTCAACCCGTTGCAACAGGCGCGTCAACAATTGGCCGCCCGCCAGGCCGGCGCCGCCGCCGACCCCGGCCAGCGCTTTCCCGGCCTGCTGCAACTGGCGGGCAGCCACCTGCCGTTTATGGTGGGCAGCGTCGATACGTTGACCTTTGAACAGGGGCGCCTGCACCTGCAAATGCTCGCCGACAGCCGCAGCCCCGCCGCCGAGGGCGAGTGGCAAGCCGCGTTGGGCCAGGCAGGGTTTGCCGCCACGCGCGATGACCACGGCTGGAGCATCGCGCCGACGCCCGCCGCTGAACAAGCGGAGGTTGGCGATGAATAA
- the gspM gene encoding type II secretion system protein GspM produces the protein MNKWQRMRGQANVFWNGLAVREKRMLAGAGLVLASLLSWLVLVQPALKKIDYWQAETPKLRAQAAALQVLLQDVAAPRLADETALRQTLDSAGLQGHYQVQALGSGWRLTFDNAPADAVVGWLLGNPRSFSLEVSEARLQRAVDAVDTSAGTVSGTVRMDQALGAKEAS, from the coding sequence ATGAATAAATGGCAGCGCATGCGCGGCCAGGCCAACGTGTTCTGGAACGGCCTGGCCGTGCGTGAAAAACGCATGCTGGCCGGTGCCGGCCTGGTGCTGGCGAGCCTGTTGAGCTGGTTAGTACTGGTGCAGCCCGCGCTGAAAAAAATCGACTACTGGCAAGCCGAAACGCCCAAGTTACGCGCCCAGGCCGCCGCCTTGCAGGTGCTGTTGCAGGACGTCGCCGCGCCTCGGCTCGCCGATGAAACCGCGCTGCGCCAGACCCTGGACAGTGCCGGCCTGCAAGGCCATTACCAGGTGCAGGCGCTGGGCTCCGGTTGGCGGCTGACCTTCGATAACGCCCCGGCAGACGCCGTGGTGGGCTGGTTGCTGGGCAATCCCCGTTCGTTTTCTCTGGAGGTGTCCGAGGCGCGCTTGCAACGTGCCGTGGATGCCGTCGACACCTCGGCCGGCACTGTGTCCGGGACCGTTCGCATGGATCAGGCGCTTGGCGCTAAGGAAGCTTCATGA
- the gspD gene encoding type II secretion system secretin GspD, protein MKWSVPPFRTVAPLLLLALSACSTQEAAKPLLVDSELGQPLADTRRHGDTVLDRQRDAVPKAAAPHRLTNSARGQAPTTVKARNPLGDQSVQLNFVEADIQAVVRALSRATGQQFLVDPRVKGNLTLVSEGQVPAHQAYDMLLAALRMQGFSVVDVGGVAQVVPEADAKLLGGPMYSAGSSGMQTRTFRLQYENAVNLIPVLRPIVSPNNPINAYPGNNSIVITDYAENLARVAQIISGIDTPSAIDTDVVQIQNGIAVDIAAMVAELLETQGADQTQKINVIGDPRSNSIIIRSGSPERTELARNLIYKLDNAQSNPSNMHVVYLRNAQAGKLAQSLRGLLTGESESGVSDDARGKLSSMGGSGQNSAQGGAAQNSSGTPTGSGVSPGYGQTNSTTGSNSTSKDQDTAFSAGGVTIQADATTNTLLISAPDPLYRNLREVIDMLDQRRAQVVIESLIVEVGEDDATEFGVQWQAGNLAGKGGFGGVNLGGSGLATTAKTSLDVLPKGLNVGVVNGTVDIPGIGKVLDLKVLARALKSKGGTNVLSTPNLLTLDNEAASIFVGQTIPFVTGSYVTGGGGTSNNPFQTVQREEVGLKLNVRPQISEGGTVKLDIYQEVSSVDTRTSVDAGTVTNKRAIDTSILLDDGQIMVLGGLLQDGYSQSNDAVPWLADIPGLGALFRNEKRSLSKTNLMVFLRPYIIRDSGAGRSITLNRYEFMRRAQGGLQPEHSWAMPDVQAPQLPSVEKAIPGQQGPRAVIRAVPVGTQP, encoded by the coding sequence ATGAAGTGGTCAGTCCCGCCGTTTCGCACCGTTGCGCCATTGCTGTTGCTGGCCCTCAGTGCGTGCAGTACCCAGGAGGCCGCCAAGCCGTTGCTGGTGGACAGCGAACTCGGCCAGCCGCTGGCCGACACTCGTCGCCATGGCGATACCGTGCTCGATCGCCAGCGCGACGCCGTGCCCAAAGCCGCCGCACCCCACCGGCTGACCAACAGCGCCCGAGGCCAGGCGCCGACGACCGTCAAGGCGCGCAACCCGCTGGGCGACCAGTCGGTGCAACTCAACTTTGTCGAGGCCGATATCCAGGCGGTGGTGCGCGCACTGTCCCGCGCCACCGGCCAGCAGTTCCTGGTGGACCCGCGCGTAAAAGGCAACCTCACCCTGGTCAGCGAAGGCCAGGTTCCCGCACACCAGGCTTACGACATGCTGCTGGCCGCGCTGCGCATGCAGGGCTTCAGCGTGGTGGACGTGGGCGGCGTGGCCCAAGTGGTGCCAGAGGCCGATGCCAAGCTGCTTGGCGGGCCGATGTACAGTGCCGGCAGCAGCGGCATGCAGACCCGCACCTTTCGCCTGCAATACGAAAACGCGGTGAACCTGATCCCGGTGCTGCGCCCCATCGTGTCGCCCAACAACCCGATCAATGCCTACCCCGGCAACAACAGCATCGTCATCACGGACTACGCGGAGAACCTCGCGCGGGTCGCGCAGATCATCAGTGGCATCGACACCCCGAGCGCCATCGATACCGATGTGGTGCAGATCCAGAACGGCATCGCCGTGGACATCGCCGCCATGGTTGCCGAGCTTCTGGAAACCCAGGGCGCCGACCAGACCCAGAAAATCAACGTGATCGGCGACCCGCGTTCCAACTCGATCATCATCCGCTCTGGCAGCCCCGAGCGTACCGAGCTGGCGCGCAACCTGATCTACAAACTCGACAACGCCCAAAGCAACCCGAGCAATATGCACGTGGTGTACCTGCGCAATGCTCAGGCGGGCAAGTTGGCGCAGTCGCTGCGCGGGTTGCTCACCGGGGAAAGCGAGTCCGGCGTCAGCGACGACGCCCGCGGCAAGCTCAGCAGCATGGGCGGCAGCGGCCAGAACAGCGCGCAAGGCGGCGCGGCCCAGAACAGCAGTGGCACGCCCACCGGCAGCGGTGTGTCGCCGGGGTATGGGCAAACCAACTCGACCACCGGCAGCAACAGCACCTCCAAGGATCAGGACACCGCCTTCAGCGCCGGCGGCGTGACCATCCAGGCGGACGCCACCACCAACACCTTGCTGATTTCCGCGCCGGACCCGCTGTACCGCAACCTGCGCGAAGTGATCGACATGCTCGACCAACGCCGCGCCCAAGTGGTGATCGAGAGCCTGATCGTCGAAGTGGGCGAGGACGACGCCACCGAGTTCGGTGTGCAATGGCAGGCCGGCAACCTGGCGGGCAAGGGCGGCTTTGGTGGCGTCAACCTCGGCGGCAGCGGCCTTGCGACCACCGCCAAGACCAGCCTCGACGTGCTGCCCAAGGGCCTGAACGTCGGCGTGGTCAACGGCACCGTGGATATTCCGGGGATCGGCAAGGTGCTCGACCTCAAAGTGCTGGCCCGTGCGTTGAAGAGCAAAGGCGGCACCAACGTGCTGTCCACACCCAACCTGCTGACCCTGGACAATGAAGCGGCGAGTATTTTCGTGGGGCAGACCATCCCGTTCGTCACCGGCAGTTACGTCACCGGTGGCGGCGGCACCAGCAACAACCCGTTCCAGACCGTGCAGCGTGAAGAGGTGGGGCTCAAGTTGAACGTGCGCCCGCAGATTTCCGAGGGCGGCACGGTCAAGCTGGATATCTACCAAGAGGTCAGCAGCGTGGACACGCGCACCTCGGTGGACGCGGGCACGGTGACCAACAAACGCGCGATCGACACCAGCATTTTGCTGGATGACGGGCAGATCATGGTGCTTGGCGGGTTGCTGCAGGACGGTTACAGCCAGAGCAACGACGCGGTGCCGTGGCTCGCTGATATTCCGGGGTTGGGCGCGTTGTTTCGCAATGAAAAGCGCAGTCTCAGCAAGACCAACCTGATGGTGTTCCTGCGGCCCTACATCATTCGCGACAGTGGGGCGGGGCGCAGTATCACGTTGAACCGCTACGAGTTCATGCGCCGGGCCCAGGGTGGGTTGCAGCCTGAGCACAGCTGGGCGATGCCGGACGTGCAGGCGCCGCAGCTGCCGTCGGTGGAGAAGGCGATTCCCGGCCAGCAGGGGCCCAGGGCGGTAATCCGGGCGGTGCCGGTAGGTACGCAACCATGA
- the gspE gene encoding type II secretion system ATPase GspE: protein MSLLPYAWAKSQRILLRPGEEGMLLTVCPSTPGWSISEVQRQFGQARVEQVRDDELDGLLTGAYADTGSAAAVVGAAENEVDLDRLMQDMPEITDLLDTQDGAPVIRMINALLTQAARDEASDIHIEPYETHSVVRYRVDGTLRDVVSPRKALHGALVSRIKIMAQLDIAEKRLPQDGRIALRVAGRPIDIRVSTVPTGHGERVVMRLLDKQAGRLQLETLGMAPALLARLDTLIRQPHGIVLVTGPTGSGKTTSLYAALARLDASTSNILTVEDPVEYDLPGISQIQVNAKIDMTFGLALRAILRQDPDIIMIGEIRDLETAQIAVQASLTGHLVLATLHTNDAVSAVNRLVDMGVEPFLLASSLLGVLAQRLVRRLCPHCKQQDPAAPGMWRPVGCAHCNQIGYSGRTGIHELFCVDDDVRSLIHQGANEQDLRLAARRAGMLSLREDGERWVRSGATAPEEILRVTRDA from the coding sequence ATGAGCCTGCTCCCCTACGCCTGGGCCAAGTCCCAACGCATCCTCCTGCGCCCAGGCGAAGAGGGCATGCTGCTGACCGTCTGCCCTTCAACCCCTGGCTGGTCGATCAGCGAAGTTCAGCGCCAATTCGGCCAGGCGCGCGTCGAGCAGGTGCGCGACGACGAACTCGACGGCCTGCTCACCGGTGCTTATGCCGACACCGGCAGCGCCGCGGCTGTCGTGGGCGCCGCGGAAAACGAGGTGGACCTGGACCGCCTGATGCAAGACATGCCCGAGATCACCGACCTGCTCGACACCCAGGACGGCGCGCCGGTGATCCGCATGATCAACGCCTTGCTCACCCAGGCGGCACGGGATGAAGCCAGTGACATCCACATCGAACCCTATGAAACCCATTCCGTGGTGCGCTACCGCGTCGACGGCACGCTGCGCGATGTGGTGTCGCCGCGCAAGGCGCTGCACGGCGCGTTGGTGTCGCGGATCAAGATCATGGCCCAGCTCGATATTGCCGAAAAACGCCTGCCCCAGGACGGGCGCATCGCGCTGCGCGTGGCCGGGCGGCCGATTGATATTCGCGTGTCGACGGTGCCCACCGGGCATGGCGAGCGCGTGGTCATGCGTTTGCTGGACAAGCAGGCCGGGCGTTTGCAACTGGAAACCCTGGGCATGGCCCCGGCATTGCTGGCGCGTCTGGACACGTTGATTCGCCAGCCCCACGGCATCGTGCTGGTCACCGGCCCTACCGGCAGCGGCAAAACCACCAGCCTGTACGCCGCCCTGGCGCGGCTGGATGCGAGCACCAGCAATATCCTGACCGTGGAAGACCCGGTGGAATACGACCTGCCCGGCATCAGCCAGATCCAGGTCAACGCCAAGATCGACATGACCTTCGGCCTGGCGCTGCGAGCGATTCTGCGCCAGGACCCGGACATCATCATGATCGGCGAAATACGCGACCTGGAGACCGCGCAGATCGCCGTGCAAGCCTCGCTCACCGGCCACTTGGTGCTCGCCACCCTGCACACCAACGACGCCGTGTCGGCGGTCAATCGCTTGGTCGACATGGGCGTCGAACCGTTCCTGCTGGCCTCGTCGTTGTTGGGCGTATTGGCGCAACGGCTGGTACGGCGGCTGTGCCCGCACTGCAAGCAGCAAGACCCGGCCGCGCCCGGCATGTGGCGCCCGGTGGGGTGTGCCCATTGCAATCAGATCGGCTACAGCGGGCGTACCGGTATCCATGAATTGTTTTGCGTCGACGATGACGTGCGCAGCCTGATCCACCAGGGCGCCAATGAGCAGGACCTGCGCCTGGCCGCGCGCCGCGCCGGAATGTTGAGCCTGCGTGAAGACGGCGAGCGCTGGGTGCGCAGCGGCGCCACCGCGCCCGAAGAAATCCTGCGCGTGACACGGGACGCCTGA